The nucleotide sequence TACGTGTCCATCATGGTGAGCCGCAACGCGCTGAACGCTCACGGCGAACACGGCGACGTGAGCGCGAGTGCCGACGGGAGTTGCCCCACGGGACCCGCCACGAGCGCAGGCGGCGGGAACACGAATGGCGGCGGGGTGAACGCCCCTCAGCCCGCTACCGGTAACATGAATGGCGCCGCCAAGGCGGGCGGGCAGGCGGCGGTGAACGGGAACGACAAGGTCAGCCTCTGTCACCGAACGGGCAGCGAGACCAATTCCTACGTGTCCATCACGGTGAGCCGCAACGCGCTGAACGCTCACGGCGAACACGGCGACGTGAACGCGAGTGCCGATGGGAATTGCCCTACGGGTGAAGGCAGCGTACCCGGCAACGCTGCTCCGGTGACTCCGGCGCTGCCCGCGGGCGATGGAAACGGCAAGGGCAATGGCGCGACGCCGGCCCTCCCGGCCACACCGGCTCAGCCGGGAAGCGGACAGGGCAAGGGGAAGAACGGGAACGGCGCCCTGCCCGCGACGCCTGCAGTCCCCACGCCCAAGACCCGCTGAGCTCCTCACCCAGAAAAAGGCCTTTCAGTCCCGACCGTTGTCGCGGTCGGGGTTTTTCTGTCTTCCCGGGGCTGCAAGCGTCAACGGATGCCTAAGGGCGTTATCAGGCCTGAGCGGGTGCAGGAGCGTACTGTCCCCGAGAGACGGCGTCCTTCCCCCTGGGGCAAGACGCGTGGCAGCCGGACTGAGGCAGAAGGAGAAGCAGCATGGGCATGTTGGAAGGCAAGGTGGCATTCATCACGGGGGGCGCGAGCGGCATCGGGGCAGGGACGGCCCGCCGCTTTGCTCAGGAGGGAGCACGAGTGGTTCTTGCCGACGTTCAGTCGGAGGAAGGCGAGCGTGTCCGCAACGAGATCACCGGGCAGGGCGGGCAGGCCCTGTACGTGCACTGCGACGTCAGCGACCCAGAATCGGTGCGGCAGGCTATCGCAGCGGCGGTGCAGGCCTTTGGCGGCCTGGACATCGTGTTTGCCAACGCTGGGATCAACGGCGTATGGGCTCCCATCGACGAGCTGCAACCCGACGAGTGGGACCGAACCCTGGGCATCAACCTCAAGGGCACGTACCTCACCGTGCATTTCGCCGTGCCGCACCTGAAGCGGCGAGGGGGCGGGAGCATCATCATCACCAGCAGCGTGAACGGCACCCGCACCTTCTCGACGCCCGGCGCGACCGCCTACAGCACCTCCAAGGCTGGGCAGGTGGCCTTGATGAAGATGGTGGCGCTGGAACTGGGCCGCCACGGGATTCGCTGCAATGCCGTGTGCCCCGGCGCGATCGAGACGAACATCGAGGAGCGCACCGAGGAGCGCGATACCGAGGAAATCGGCATCGAAGTGGAGTTGCCGGAGGGGAACCCCGCGCTGCACGGGGGCCAGGGCCAGCCGGTCGACGTGGCGGATACCTGCCTCTTTCTCGCCTCTGACCTCGGGCGGCACGTGTCCGGTGTGGAGATCTATGTGGATGGCGGCGCCTCGCTGCTGCGCTGAGCCCCGTTCTGGAAAGGATACCTGTGGGTCTGATCGTCATCTCCAACCGTGAACCGTACGCGCCGAAAAAGGGCGAGGACGGAACGCTCACCTGGACGGCCTCCATCGGGGGGCTGACCGCTGCGCTCGACCCCGCCCTACAACACGCGGGCGGCACCTGGATCGCCTGGGGGGAAGAGCACCCCGACGTGACCGAGGTAGACCTTCCGCAGGGTGATCCCCGCTACCGCCTGAGGCGCATTCGCCTGAGCGAGAGCGAGGTGCGCGAGTTCTACTACGGATTTGCCAACCGTGCCCTGTGGCCCATGAGTCACTACTTCATCGAGCGCGCGAAGTATCTGGCCTCCAACTGGCGCGCCTACGTGGAGGTCAATCGCCGCTTCGCGCGGGCGGCTGTGGAGAGCTACCGAGCAGGCGACCTGATCTGGGTGCATGACTATCAGCTCGCGCTGGTGCCGCGCCTGATTCGTGAGGTGTTGCCCGAAGCCCGAATCGGCTTCTTCTGGCATATTCCCTGGCCCTCCACCGAGGTGTTTCGTACCCTCCCCTGGGATCAGGAGATTCTCGACGGCATCCTCGGAGCAGACCTGATCGGCATGCACACGCCCGAGTACGTCTCCCACTTCCAGTCGGCCTGCCGCCGCGTGCTGCATGCGGAGACCGCAGGAGACACGGTCTCTTGGCGGGGGCAGGTCAGCCGGGTGGTGGACCGCCCCATCGGCATCGAAGTGGATGCATACGAGCAGCTCGCCGCGAGTCTCGAGGTGGAGGAGGCGGCCGACC is from Deinococcus sp. YIM 77859 and encodes:
- a CDS encoding SDR family NAD(P)-dependent oxidoreductase, which produces MGMLEGKVAFITGGASGIGAGTARRFAQEGARVVLADVQSEEGERVRNEITGQGGQALYVHCDVSDPESVRQAIAAAVQAFGGLDIVFANAGINGVWAPIDELQPDEWDRTLGINLKGTYLTVHFAVPHLKRRGGGSIIITSSVNGTRTFSTPGATAYSTSKAGQVALMKMVALELGRHGIRCNAVCPGAIETNIEERTEERDTEEIGIEVELPEGNPALHGGQGQPVDVADTCLFLASDLGRHVSGVEIYVDGGASLLR
- a CDS encoding trehalose-6-phosphate synthase, giving the protein MGLIVISNREPYAPKKGEDGTLTWTASIGGLTAALDPALQHAGGTWIAWGEEHPDVTEVDLPQGDPRYRLRRIRLSESEVREFYYGFANRALWPMSHYFIERAKYLASNWRAYVEVNRRFARAAVESYRAGDLIWVHDYQLALVPRLIREVLPEARIGFFWHIPWPSTEVFRTLPWDQEILDGILGADLIGMHTPEYVSHFQSACRRVLHAETAGDTVSWRGQVSRVVDRPIGIEVDAYEQLAASLEVEEAADRIRRTLQTQILLGVDRLDYTKGIPERLEAFDAFLDQHPEARGRVTLLQIAVPSREQVESYRQLRARVEGLVGRINGKHTESGWSPIQYIYRGVPREELVAHYRAADVMLVTPLRDGLNLVAKEFTACSRDGVLVLSRFAGAADELPEAVQVNPYHPSGLAEALTRALAMPLDEKKARLTRLRSRLRQSDLRAWADGFVAELAGA